In the Zingiber officinale cultivar Zhangliang chromosome 5A, Zo_v1.1, whole genome shotgun sequence genome, GAGAAAATGGGTGTTGTGCTTGATGAGAAGGCAGTTTATCCACTGCCAGAGTCTCTTACAGTGAAacaaaaaacaaagaagaagaagaaaaagagccaCAAGTCTGAGGAGGTGGTTTTGTTTGTAAAGGAGAAACATGATGTAGTCAAGGAAGAACCTATCAAGAATGTGAAGTTAGTTTTTGGGCAAGACATAAGGTTGGCGCAAGTGCCCGGTAACTGCACATTGTTGCGATTGAGAGAAATTGTTGGCAATAAATTTCCAGGCTTAAAGGCCGTTCTGATCAAGTATATGGATAAAGAGGGGGACTTGGTGACAATCACTACAAATGAGGAACTGAGATGGGCTGAAGAATCTGCAGAATCACAGGGGTCTATGAAGCTCTATATTGTAGAAGTTTCACCTGATTTGGAACCTTTATTTGAAGAGTCGAAAACCATATCATGTGTGAGGACATCAAACAGGGATGATACTGGTATCCATGAAACTGGGAGCATCAAATGTGAGGATGACAAGGCATCTTCAGTAGCCATTGATGACTGGATTGCTCAATTTGCTCAGTTATTGAAGGACCATATTGGTTTTGAATCAGATGGTTACATGAACCTTCATGAGTTAGGAATGAACCTGTTTTCAAAGGCAATTGAGGAGGCTGTCACAAGTGAAGAAGCACAAGAAATTTTTGAACTTGCTGAGGTGAAGTTCCAGGAGATGACAGCACTGGCTTTGTTTAACTGTGGAAACGTGCATATGTCTCAAGCAAGGAAACAGTTATCTTTATCAGAAAATGCTTCAGGAGAATCAATACTTGTAGAGGTCAGACTTGCATATGAGTGGGCTCAAACTGAATATGCTAAAGCTGGAAGGAGTTACTATGAAGCTCTGAAAGTCAAGCCAAACTTCTTTGAAGGTCTTATTGCCCTTGCACTTCAACAGTTTGAGCAAGCAAAGCTTTCATGGTCATATGCGATTGGAAGCAAGGCAGATCTAGAGAAATGGCCTTCATCAGAAGTTATTGAGTTATTCGACCAAGCCGAGGATAACATTGAAAAGGGAACAGAGATATGGGAAGATATGGAAGAACAACGACAGGAAATATCTAAGTCCGGTAGGGAGAAAACCTTGCTGCAAAAGATGGGTTTGGGAAACTACCATGTAGAACTCTCAACAGATGAGATTGCAGAACTGAACTCAAACATGAGATCACAAATAAATATACTATGGGGGACCATTCTTTATGAGCGTTCTGTTGTGGAATTTAAATTAGGTGTTCCAATGTGGGAAGATTGCCTCATGGCAGCAGTAGAAAAATTCAAACTGGCCGGTGCTTCACCGACTGACATTGCTGTTATGATGAAAAACCATTGTGCACATGAGACTGCCCAAGAAGGTATCGAAATTTGTCTTATAATTCTGCAAGTATTAAAGTATTAATGGTGTGAGACAATTTCTATCAGCATCTTGGTGGTTTTCACTAAAGTTTTGTTTTTGTGCACCGTCGTACTGCTAGTGTATGTTAAAGTTCTTGAGCTTTGGCTAAGTGTTTTTTTAAACTTAGATATTCTTGTAGCAGAATACACAGCTAATTGTCTCCCACTTGTAGTCATTTTAGTTGAATAATAACAGCAATTGGAAGTGATATCATGTTGCATATAGTTTAATTGGTGGATAAGATTCACATAGCAAATCCCAGATATAGGGGAGAAACATCGCTTGATAATAATGATGATCAACTGGTTTTTAGAAACATTGAGGTAGAACTGATTTCACAATTAAGAATATTGGACACTGATAATTGTGTAACTGAATGCTCTGctgctttttttttaaaataaaaattattaaatttttgtttttgttgttttaagcattagattGTTCTAGGTATTTGAACCATATTCATCCACAAGTTCGTAGTAATTTGAAGGTTTTGTGAGAATATTCTTGGTTCACTAATCACCTTGGTCTTATCTGCTTCCCATCTAATGATATGTTGTGTTTATTTGAACTTCCTACATGTTTGATTCCAGTAGACGCCTGGTGATGACTTTTTGACTGAATTTTTCATTTGTCTAATTGCAGGATTAGGATTCAAGATTGATGAGATAGTTCAAGCGTGGAATGAGATGTATGATGCAAAAAAGTGGACGAGTGGTGTTCCATCATTTAGACTTGAACCTTTACTTCAGCGGCGATTGCCAAAGTTGCACCAGGATTTGGAGTATCTCTGATTTGTGATTCGCTGCCAGCATTAGTTCAGAATTATAGGGCTTGTTGAGAgcacaaaaatatttttgtccaTTGTCTGTGTTTCATATAGGTAATattcttctttaatttccttgaaaaaaattttcatttcaaatctttaaaTTTCTACACTTGCTTTCTCCACACCAcagttaaaactttaaaaatatttttgtccaTTGTCTGTGTTTCGTTGCTTGTAAAAGTTTGTGTCTTGAACTAGAAACATCATcctaaaagggcagcccggtgcacaaaACTCCTGCTATGCgggatcccggggaaggatccattgtacgtagtcttatcctgctttttgcaagagattgtttccaggattcgaacccgtgactttttggtcacaaagcaacaactttaccgttacgccaaggctccccttcttgtGATTTGTAAACACTAAATATCATTGTCTGTGTTTCATTGCTTGCAAAAGATTGTGTCTTGAACTAGAAACGCCATCCTGTGATATGTAAACACtaaatatcaacatgaatttaGATTCAATAGTTTGCCAATCTAATGAAAACTTGGTTTCTTGCCTTTGCAGGAATTGTTCATCCATTGTCGTATGTTGTTTCACTTGCTCTTTTGGAGAAGAGTATGTTTTCATAGTCGTATAGCAGACCTCTTCACATGGAAGAAGGTCGCAGAGTCGAGCTCTATTTGATTCTTGTGAAGCGTAAATTAACCTGTTTGGGGTAAGGCCTGCCCAGTTACCATCGTACCACTCATTGTATTGgttaagttagatttttcttctttttttttcactttgATTTCTTTCCTAGTGTATTGTATCAAGGATTTGTCTCAGGTCTAAAGGTTTCTGTTCTTTATATATTTTCGCGACCAAGTTTCTTGATGTAAACACACATTTTATTCGTGTCAGTGATGTATGATTTGTGTAGACTGAATTAGGCTTCTTGTCAAACCATATAAACTCTTTATCTATATTGCAATACAACTAACTATACAGTTACTAACCCGAACAATTAGTTTGATTAACCAAAGCATCTCACTTTGCGACTGGTGTCCGGTCCCTCCTCCAGCATGCACGCATTATGGCTCGATGTGCGGAAGTATCTTGGCAAAGTTCTGAACTTCTTGATGGGGTTCAGCTAGCTTCAAAATCTTCAATGGTGACAAGGTAAAAGCTTGGCTTGACAGGTGGGACAAACTCTATCACTTTCGAGCAACTGAAACGTGAAATAGCTGATTTGGGGCTAATCTTCGATGAGAATTTAGACAGGTATGAATGCAAAAAGCTCTATAAACTACTATTCTCTATCTGCAAACAACAAAACATTCCTGATGAGATATgagaaggaaagaagaaaatgaattgctGTTCAAGAAACCAACTTTGTTTTCTGTAGCTCCTTGGCAAAGGACATAAGCAAGCACACATCTTTTGTGAATTACACTTTTGATAAGGATTTGATGGAGTTCAGTGCTTGGGCTTCTCTGCCGCTGCCGCTTTAGTTGCTGGCATCTCCTTGTCTCTGAACTCTATAGTTGGCTATTCCTATTCGGAGCTCATTGTCGGACACCGGACGATCGCGTCCTGGCAATCGAGCTTGATGCTTTGCACGGCGAGCCTCTGCAGCAGAGGCCTCTTCGAGTAGCAGTGGTATTCGATGCATTTGGCATAGAGCAATTCCAGAAATACACAGCCACTGCATACCAATAAAATACACAGATGAACCCCTGTACTTACAAACTCAAATGAGAATCTTTCAGATAATGAGAATTAGGAGAAATATGTAAAATTTGGCACGTTTCGAGATCAAAAACATCCATACAAGAAGCCTCAGGTGACTCCTATATACAACTTTGTAGGACAAAGTAAGACTCCTCTACGAGAATACATACAGTTAGGgcaagctaggtgaaagtgaaggTGTTGCCACGTTCAACTCCCCGCAGTCACTGATATAAATAGTTTCTAGAGGCCGATTCCACATCATACGAGCTATCTGAGCTCTCTCATCCCCAAGGAATTGTGCAAAAGCATTAAATTGTCGAATCCTTTCAGCTGGCTTATATGTGGGAATGGTAGCTATACTGGTGATCACATCCATCCCTGCGATATTGCAATATGAAACTTCAATAATATCAGGAAACTGAATCATTGCAGAAGTCGATAACTTGTAAACATGCAGAAATCAAGGAAGACTGTAAACTGATATAAGAAAGTTCTCTAGAAGGTCAATGATGTGAATAGCTCAAGTGTAGCAATTCAATAAGAAAATTAGAGGAATTCTCAAGTGGCCCCGTGCCATACTATgacttagggggtgtttggttgatgagtttgggaataagggaatgaaatgatagtaaaaaatggtgtttggattgtgagtttgggaatgacattttgggaataattactagatttatgggaatcaccaaacccatataacttgatgggtttcatttccattcctattcctATTCCACACTACTATTAAACTCATACCCATAATCATTCCCATCATGTAACCAAACACTCCCTTACACTTTGAAAGCGAAACGGCACCTTCAAGTGAAAGTCATGCAAAGGAAGAGAAACATCAACTGACAAAATCCCCAGATAAAATGTACAACCTAGAACTAGTAAAAATACAAACACTAATGATTCCATGGAATTGAAAGATAGGAACAAAGAAACACAGGATTGGAAAGTCAGTATTCATAAGTTTTTACTTAAGCTTAAGTAATCAATATGAGCTGTCCTACTATGCATTAAGACCATAAAGATTGCAGAGATTTTCtcagattaaaataattaatagctCTTTGACATTAATTGGTTCAACTTCTACTCCATTAAGAGAATATTCAAAGGCAATCATCAATCAGTGCACATGCCCCTTTTCATAGTTCACCTTGTCTTTATTCGTATAATTCCTATTCAGAATTGAATCATGATTCAGTGTTCTTGATGACACAAGCATTAGATTTCACTTAGGTCACTAATTTTTCACCATGTTATTTAGCTTCTGGTTTTGGTTATCCTCATGCCGAACCTTTATAAGAGCATGTTGTAAGAACACCAAGATGCCTTTATATAAGGGGGTTGATATGTGAATCTATAATCATTTCCTAGTCTAAATAATATAGATTATTTTTGCACGAAGATGAGTTTAGCATACACAGAAAAAAAATGCtctaagaaaattttgaaaatagaggTGTTCTAGGGTGATTTTGAAAAGTAGCAGTTTTGAAGTACACGCGCCAATATAGATTGTATAAACCTGTTCACAGATGACTGATAGATGTTATAGCTGACAAGTtgaaacaaataaatttaaaagtgtGAGATGTAAATAAAGACTCAAAAATTCTACTTTAACATAACCAAAATAGATAAAAGTGACTTTGCCTAGAAATCTAGTATGTAGCTTTTCAAGGAGCTAAGTTTATGGCCAATCCTAAATAGAAGGATTTACATGTTATTGTTGTGAACATCTTTAGGTATATTTGAATGTTTTCCTATAATATTATGATCCAACCTTTTCTACCTCAATTGCCCCTTCATATGTATCAATCCTTTTCATTTG is a window encoding:
- the LOC121982289 gene encoding protein PHOX4-like, translating into MGKSAVMKKSSGGKHSDANSQHRKSSENSPRVFDEDTTIFMDMARDMKEEGNALFQKREYERALLKYEKAIKLLPKNHIDIANLHSNMAACFMQMTPKEYQHAINECNLALEVSPKYSKALLKRAKCFEALNMLELAHRDVDIVLSMEPNNLTALEIFERVKKEMEKMGVVLDEKAVYPLPESLTVKQKTKKKKKKSHKSEEVVLFVKEKHDVVKEEPIKNVKLVFGQDIRLAQVPGNCTLLRLREIVGNKFPGLKAVLIKYMDKEGDLVTITTNEELRWAEESAESQGSMKLYIVEVSPDLEPLFEESKTISCVRTSNRDDTGIHETGSIKCEDDKASSVAIDDWIAQFAQLLKDHIGFESDGYMNLHELGMNLFSKAIEEAVTSEEAQEIFELAEVKFQEMTALALFNCGNVHMSQARKQLSLSENASGESILVEVRLAYEWAQTEYAKAGRSYYEALKVKPNFFEGLIALALQQFEQAKLSWSYAIGSKADLEKWPSSEVIELFDQAEDNIEKGTEIWEDMEEQRQEISKSGREKTLLQKMGLGNYHVELSTDEIAELNSNMRSQINILWGTILYERSVVEFKLGVPMWEDCLMAAVEKFKLAGASPTDIAVMMKNHCAHETAQEGLGFKIDEIVQAWNEMYDAKKWTSGVPSFRLEPLLQRRLPKLHQDLEYL